The segment GGGGTTACAGCATGCCAGGTAATTTCAAGCTATGCTTTgtgttcctgttttgtttcccaGGTGCTGATGTTCTATATGCTGATGTTGAGTTCATAGCCTAAAGACACTTGGATTCACACTGCTCCCAAGGAGGGTGTTACTTGCTTCCAGGCACTTGTCCAGCTGAGACACTGCAATGAGGGAAAGATGGGGAATGAGGCAGGAAGGAGGGtccacagaaggaaaggaaaaagaaggcaaaggGCTATTTCAACCTTCCCCCAGGAAACTGAGGTCCTGTGAAGGGATAAGGCAAGTCCCATTGGAGAGAACAGGAAGGAGGCTATGCTGTGTAGATCTGCAGGAAAAGGACCCTCAAGGCTCACCAGCTCGACTGCACAGCCAGGTCACAGCCTTTGCCTCCAGCAAGTCACATATCTCATGGTAACAACTGTTGTGTCTCTTCAGCCAGGTCACAGCCAGCACTGTTGCCCAGAAATTAGGATCCATGACCTGTAGGAGAACAATCAACGACACTGCTGTACATCCTCCCTGACCCTCActccttcccaccccctccTTTGTGGCTAGTGGTTTCTGATCCTTTCACTAGTTCTCCCTGCCCCAGGACTAAACACAGCCTTCAGAAAGGATCCTCTTCTTACCTCACCAGGCATCTTTCCCTTGATTTTAGCCTCATCAACCTGTAGCACAGAAGCTAAACCTGAGGTGAGGGTCCAGGAGCCATCTACATTCTGCAGTGCCACCAGCTCTCTGCATTCAGCTATGGTTTCACTCATCCATGGCCCAAAAATTGGAGAGCACAAAACAAATGTTGTTGAATCCACATACTTGAGAGAGGAAATCGATGGTTGTGGCTGTTTAGGTGCTGTGAAACAAGACATGAACAGGGAATCCCAGGAAGATGACTCCTCTCTGTTCCCCTGTGCAGTGCCCCAGAACACTCTACTCTTCCTTGGGCAGTTACCTTCAGACTGAGACCCTACCCGCATGTCCTCAATATAGTCTTGTCCCCAGCCCTTTTTGGACATCCCTCACCCTTCTTCTCTTGACATTTCTGCCCAGCCAGGTGCCCCAGTGGTCTCCTGACATTCTCAACATATATCATCCAAATGTGCTTTCATGCTGAAGCATTGGCCTGGATGCCTCCATGGGCATCTTTGACCTGGATCCCACAATTGCTGAAGGACTTTCAACTTTAAGAATAATTAAGGGAAAGATCAAACTCACCAGTTTGAAGACCAAGAGCAGGACATgtaaaaaagcaacacaacacTCCTATCATACATTAATTCCTGTATTTCCTGTCTGTGTCAAAGTCTCGTACCTTCTTTGTGAGCCCCATGCTGGAATAAGTTAGCAATGTCATTGGTGAGACGTTTGATGGCAATCCATGACTCCTGCACTGCAGTGTACCAGCTAGGTGGGTTCCATATGGTCTTAGGAAAGCAGGAAGTGCTGGCAATGGAGCCGCCGTGTAGCATAAGGATCTTGCAGGGCACAAATGACTGGCGAGGTGGCAGCAGTGCTAGGGGCCCTTTGAGagcaaaaagggaaaggggctgAGTTAAGGTCATGGAGAAAAGCACCTGTTGATGATGGGGCTTATGCATATTGTGATTGGAATTCTGGCTCCTGTGGAATGAgaacaacagaaggaaatacCTCTCCAGTTCTTTTCCCCAAGTGCCTTTCCTTACCGTGGTACCAGCGGGCCCTCCGTGATGTACGAACACCCACATAGCTGGTGAAGGGGCAGATGATCCCAGATGTAAGACTGATTTCAATGGCACGCTGCATTGGTTCATCCCCTGACCCTCTCACAACCTCTAGCAACAGCTTCTCCAGCAAATGTCTTGCAGTCAGACGGTGACCAGCCATCCTGGGGACAGAGTGGGGTGAGGCCTGACAACCTGGGGAGAAAGGGCCTGGGTTCTCTCCTTTCAGGAGTGAGGATGTGCAGAGGGAAGACCTGGATGCATGGACCTTTCTATCTTGAAGGAAGTGATGCCCATGTTCCTGAGTCCTGTCCATGTGGGTTCAAAACAGGGAAGGAGACCATGCTTGGACACTTGAGATCTTTCCCAATTTGGTGTGAGGAAGCTAGGAATGTGTGAGCTATCTGTGTCCTCCCTCAGCTGGAGTCCACGTGTAGAAAACAAGGAGATGCTCTTACCGGCCATCTCCATGTGGGCATAGTGGGAACTGGATCTTGTGAGTGATATTCTGACCATCCAGGTTGAACTGCAAAGTCATGACACCACTGGCCTCCTTCATATCCTGGAAACACATGTAAAACTACTGGAGACACATGGTGGCTGCTGGGGGATATTTGGAAGTTACTGGAAGATTACTGGTGGTTATTTGGAGGTCATTGGAAGGTAACTAGTTAACTGGGATGGTAGCCCCAGCTCTCACCTGTTCCTTTCCATGGATCTGTGCATAGAGGACGATGTGCTGACCCTGATAGATGAACTGAGGGGTGCCTCCCAGCACCTCGACCTCCAGGCCAGAGGGCAAAGTCCACTCCAGGGAGACTCCCTCAGCTACTGGCTTGAGGGCCTGCTTCAAGCATTTCAGCACCTGGAGAGAAATGACAGAACACCACAATCCCACAACTCCATTAGAGTTCAGTATGTGGCCCTTCTGGGTTCTTACTGGACATTGGGATATGATTGGTGGTGTTTCAGTTTTGGCtgggatagagttaattttTTCCTATGAGCTGGCACAGTGCTGCATTTTGGATTTAGAATGAGAATAATGTTAATAACACATTGATATTTTAGTTGTTTAGTTGTTGCTAAGCAGTGATGAGTCAAGTCAAggatttttcagtttctcagactGCCCTGCCAGCAAGAAGTCTGGGGAaacacaaggagctgggaggggatgCGACCAGGACAACTGAcccaaactggccaaagggatatacCATACCACATGGCATCATGATAAATGATAACACTGGGAAGGGGGAACTAAATGATAACACTGGATGTGGCAGAGAGAGACTGTTGCCTGGGGACTAGCTGGGTGGTCAACAACAGCTTTGTGCATCACTTTCTCCGTATAttcttttatcattattattatcattatttttcctttgttttccatcCTACTAAACTGTTATCTCAACTCATGTGTTTTACCTTATCTTCCAGTTTTCTCCCACAACCCACTAGTGGAGACTGAGCGAAGGACTGCATGTTGCTTTGCTGCCTGTCAGGTTAGCCACAGCAGATAGCCTGCACCAGGTAGCTTCCCTGGGAGCAGTCAGGTCTGTGAGCTATAGCAGGGGAGAAGCCTGGGCACTGGTGTTCTCAGTGGAGTGGGGCAGTTGGGTTGAGTCAGGGAAGCCTGGATGCCTGGGCTCCCTGGGGCAGCTAGGTCTTGGCTGCCATGAGTGGGTTGTCCAAGTACCTGGAAGGCTGAGTATTTGTGGAATAGAGGGCACCAACCAGGGCTCCTGGGTTCCTACCTGAACTACTGCATTGTCAGAAGAGACATAGATAGCTTCACCCTCCGTCTCCCTGGCCAGGGCTGTGGCCAGGGAAGCACTGTCCgtggaaaaacagaaggagaaacaCCTATTGCAGAACCAAGGAAAGGTTTCAGAAATGGGAGACAAGTATAGATGCAAGGATATAGAGAAAAGAGCTAGAGAATACTGGAGTTATAGCTGGGGATACAAATCTGGGATGCAGAACAAGAGGGTAGGAGGAGTATCAGTGTGTGGACTGAAGGACTGGGATAGGAGATGGCATTAGACAGGGAGATGTCAGAGGAGAGCTGGAGCTTGGGGCAGATCTAGGGCCAGTCTAGTGGGGCTGTACATCTGAGTGCACAATCCCTGTGCCTCAGTCTCCCTGCTCCCTTTGTGAAGGGTGCCTTGGGTATGGGAGTATTAAGTAAGGACTCCCCTGTGGAGGCTTGACACAGGATAGAGCTGTGCAAGGTGAGAAGAGTCACAGAGAATGGACCTAAGGACAGAGACAGCTGAACAGAGACACTCATCAGTGATGGGATGAGATCACAGAGTGACTGAAAGACTGGGGGCAGAGTCCCCATTACCGGTGGCTGTTGCGATGACGGCACACCTCAGCAGCAATGGCTTCCTTGTTAGGTGGTAGCCCAGACATGAAGAGGAAGAGCTGGGAGACAGGAGACATCAGTGGTGAGCCTTTGCACAAGAACCCCCAAATGTGGACAGTAGGTCCCTGCAATGGAGAGATGGGCCCAGGAGAGAGGTCCCCTGAAGAGAAACTACCCCAGGGAGATATCCACTCAGGGACAGAAACCCCTTGAGATgtgaaactatttttttctgcactctTCTACATCTCACAATATCCTTCTTGTTCACCTATGACCAGCATTCCCCTTGGGTTGCCCAGCCCACTCCCTGCTCCACCCTCATTTCCTAAATTCTCTCTGTACCCCTGGGATATCTACCCTTCCATCTCTCCACACCCCTGTGCCCAGACCTGGCGTTCATGTCCACAGGGGCGGGGAGTATTGTAGATTGTGTGGAGGGTTCCCAGCAGGTCTGTGTCGCCCAGCCTTGAGCCAGTTGTGGAAATGAGTTGAATTGCCTCATTCAGGTTGTCTTGGGTATATTCAACACTCTGCCTACAATAGACAGAATGTGTTTGCAGAgcatattcatagaatcatagaatggtttgtgttagatcttaaagatcattgagctccaacacccctgccatgAGTATGCTTGCCaacactgccctgtgctggtCCTGGTCTCTCGGAGACCCACTACCTTAGCTGTACCCCATAATTTTCTGCAAGACCCTGCCCCCTACTAGTTTGTAAAGAGATCTTGAGTCCTAGTTCCCACAAGACTCTGCTCAATAGAAttgggagctattagtaataggtgaacggttggactggacgatcttttaggtcttttccaaccttggtgattctattctattctattctattctattctattctattctattctattctattctattctattctattctattctattctattctattctattctattctattctattctgttctgttctgttctgttctgttctgttctgttctgttctgttctgttctgttctgttccgTTCCGTTCCGTTCCGTTCCGTTCcgtcctgtcctgtcctgtcctgtcctgtcctgtcctgttcTATCCTAATGGAACCACAAGAGATGCTATCCTATACTGCCACAAAGATCCCTTCCCCAGAATTCAGCCCTGCCATCCAGTATTGCATCCAGTCACTTGCACTGCCAGTACTCAACATTGCCCCATACCAATCAGCCTCTTTCAGAGCTTCCCAACCTGCTCTCTGACATCTCATTCTGCCTCATAACATCTAGCATAGCCCCATAGCACCCAGCCATGCTCCACAGTATTGAGCCCTTCTGACCAGCTACATAACACTCATCTTGCCCCATGTTTGCTTACGGGTAGATGCCCACAGGTGTTGCTCCACAGCAGTAGATGTTGAAGTAGCAGCCCAGGGGTAGGCTTTTGAGAAGGAAGAGCAAGGGGTCCTGTGGAAAGACAAAGAAGGCTTGTCTTAGCCAATACTGGTGGGTGATACAGATACCCTTGTCCTTAGATTTGTCCTGCTAAAGGTCAGGCTCTGCTCCCTCTCAGCCTACTCTCTCGCTCCAGATTGGTCCCTGCTTTGTGAAAGTACCTGTGTGTGCTCAAGGGTGGTGTTGTCCAGAACAAAAATGAACTCTCCAGACTTGTACTGCCCAGGTTTTGCATCAGGGATGCTGGGTGCCAGTGTCACCAACACTAGGGAATTACCAAACAGAGAGCCTGGAGGAGATACAGAGTGCAATGAAGCCCAGTTTGGGATCACTTTCCTGATCTTGGTTCTGTTCCTCATTGTGCTCTCAGCATCCGCTGAGGCTGCACTGTCCACCAATTGCACAGCCCAGTGTCCCACCAACCCAGTGTCTCCAATACAGTTACCCAGTAAGCCCTAATATAGAGTTCCTTGTACCCATCCTGGTACATCTAATACTTCACCACAGTGTACTCAGCACCCATCCTGGAGCCCTAAGCCCAAGCCACCTGAATGTCTCCCATGCAGTAGTCCAGTGAAGCCTCTCATCGCACAGTCCCCACTGTCTCCCTGTGCCCCAGTGCCTTCTGATGCCCAGAGGTGCTCCCATGATCCCTCTTCAACTGAACTCACCTGCAGTGGCCACAGGGTCTCCTTTCTCCACCAcaacactgacttcagtgggttCTCTGTAATACACCAGCAGCTCCAAATGATGATTTGGGGGAGTGCCAGTCAGTGAGACCTGGAGAGGGTTTGCCTGGTCTtacacagcaggaagaaagccAGACCCAGAATTAGtctgggagcacagcactgaTCCTGGTGAATCCCTTTTGGCTCAGTGGTGATGCCACTTGACAGCTTTTCCTGGGATTCTGGCATTCAGGAGGGCTTACCTGTGCAGTACTACGGTCCTGGGCAGTGTAGATCAAAGGAGTGAGGGCACAGTTGGCCTGGACATCAGCCACACCACGGGGTGACTGCAGGCTGGCAGTTAGCAGGAGGCTGTAGTGCAGCTTGCCAGGGCGGCAATTacaggctgcagggagaaatATGGCAGAGAGGACATTGGCTCTCCATGCAGTGCTTGTGGGATTTAGCATCCATATATAGATCATGTGAAAATAACTGGGGATGTCAGTAAATTGTTTGGAAGTGTCTCTGTTTATTTACAGGAAATTCATGAGGGAGGTATGGATCCACTTCAAAAGGACACAAGGAAGGAAGCACAGATCTGCTCAGGGGCTGCATTGTGGcaaaatgtcagtgggtgcaaagGAGATTGCATTGAGTCTGTTCATAGAGTGCATGGGGACCGTGGTTCTTCTCAGTCACGTACCCTTCTCTAGGGCATGTAACTGTCAGGGCAGGTTTTCTTTACTCACTGAAGAGAATGTTGTAAGGATGCATCGTGGATGGCAGCACAAACTGGGCTGCTCCATCTGGCTTCCGTGATAGCTCTTGGACATAGCATAAGGTCACAACCATTTCCTTGCCAGGGGACAGGGAACCCAGGAAGCAGGCAAACACCTCCCCTGATTTCTCAGCCTCATACTGAAGGTACTCAAAATTCTCCTCCTCCCCTGTAGCCTCGTACAGCCGCTGGGTCTGGATGGGAAggagaggaacagaaagcagaTCACCAACCAGGCCATGGACTGCTCATCCCATGCTGCTCTCATGGTTCTCCCATGCTTTCCCAAATGCTGTTACctcatcctgcagcacagccttgaCCTTGGCATCCTCACTGCAGGCCTGGAAAGAATAGATGGCCATATGGGGCTCCAGGGGGAAGGCGAAGGTGACATCTGAGGATCTCAGGCTCTCGTTACGGTAGATCAGTTCACAGACCACGTCAGCTACATAATCCTGGATAGCAACATCCACCACAGCGCTACAGAGGGGCAGTGACCATAGGGGTACGTAGAACTCCTTTCCCAACAAAAAGGATCCTGGTACTGTTGAGAGAGTTGCAACCTTTCCATCCAATCCCACAAACAACACACTGCTTCAAGTGTGACATTATGGAGACCAATACAGCTGATGGTTCAGTGTTGCACAAGGAGAGATTCTCCCCTCTCGGGGGCAAAAGGAGATCCTAAGCCTTTGTGCATGGACTAGGTACAGCATTGATGAGGATCTAGTATAAGCCTGCCATAAAAAAATTGATCGACTTGTGCAtcccatctttcttttccccatccaTGACTCTGTTCTCAACCCTAATCCTATAGACCCCTTCACCATTCccatctttctttcccttcacaaGATCCCATCCAGACATTTCCCACTACAGCAACCtatccttctcctttctttaccTCTTTCTGGGAGCACACCCTGTCCCTCAGCTGTCTGATCCCCCCCTCACCATTGATGTAGCTTTTTCCTAGAAGTCCAAAGCTCTGATGCCACATCTCTGGAGACCTGCAGACAGGAAGGAGTCTCATGTAAGAAGAGAGATCCACAGACACCACGAGGCAAACTCTGTGTGGTCAAGATTCCTTGTAATTTTACCGTGCTTACATGCATGTCTGGAGGCCCTAAACCACCATGCATAGCCAGAGCAAATCCAGAGATTCAGAAATCCCTGTTCATAAAGACTAACCAGAAGTATCTTTGCATTAAAGAGATCTGCACCTCATCTCCATCATGGGAGAAATCTGAAGAGAGCTGaagaagagcaaaaagagataaaaggaaaaaaaggtgtgAAAGCAAGAGTGGATGGATGGAAAGATGGATGGGTGACAATACAAATCTGCATTGGCAGATCAGCAGATGGGATCCATGTGGGGACATGCAGATGCAGAACTATGCAGAGGCAAGAATTTTTGTTAAGTAGATGGACAGATGGACTGACAAGTGAATGGAAGaatggatgggtggatggatggattggtggatggatggatggatggatggatggatggatggatggatggatggatggatggatggatggatggatgagaAGGTGGAAGGATCCATTTTCAAAGAGATGAGTGGGTACCCAGCATAGTGTGAATATAGATGCACAAGAGATTGCACCTGTGAAGTACATTCTTGGAATAACTCGCAAGGGCAGACCGAAAGGTCAGGTAGTGTGGGGGAACgtaacagagagagaaatgaagccAGGGTCCATGGTGGCAGAGCAAATAAATCCCAGAAAGGCACCAGTGGAATGGTGTTgttaaataatgttttgttgCTCTCTGGCAATGTATATGGAGGTGAATGGGTTTTCCCACCTCTACCCCAAACCCAACCATATGTCTCTCTGATACAGTACCATTTACTTCACTTTCCACAGTTCCTGCTCTGAGGTGGCAGAATGAGCAGCATCAGAAAAATCCCCCCTGCCAACATGCTGACAGTGGACAGGCAGAGCAAATAGGGCGCACATCCTCAGGGGAGTAGGGATGAGAAATGGTCAGAGGGATGAACTGAATAGGGTCAGTCTCTTCCCAGTGAGTGGGAACAATGAACAGAGAACAGGGAGAAAGTAACAAAAAGAAGGACAAACAAGCAGACACTCACCAGAATAATGGCCTAGGTCATCAGCTAGGACGAGACAATCAGACGCAGGGAgggaaagatggaagaaaaagcatagAGGGTAAGAGACAAATGGATGGGATTTGAGATGGAAGGGGGAGAGAGACAGAACAAGAGGTGTTCAGGCAGATAGGAGGATGCAGGGCTATGTAAACAGGGACGTCTGCAGTGAAGACAGCAGAGGAAGGGCGGAAAGATGGGTGGACAGACAAGGGAAGGCGGGCAGGGGCGGGGACAGGCGAGTGGGGGGTCCTCCAGGGGGAAtatcttcctctgctgcaggatGCTTTGTGCACGCAGGTTTTtgcacaggagctgctgcaaaTTACTCAGCAGGACTGCTCCTGGCCAAGCAGCATCTGCCAGTCCTCCTACCTTCCAGCTCTTCTTCTGTGTCCTCACATCTGATGTGATTAACTGCCAAGGGCGTCTGCAAACAGAGTGGTGATTGGTGAGTGCCTGAGGCAGTGGCACTCTTTCTGCCGCAGTCCTGTCTCATTGCCAGAATTGGAGGCTAGGCTCGGGTTCATATACTGATTAGTGCTGGGTTCTTAATTGAGTGAGGGATTGCAAAGCTGCAAGCCCAGCATTCTGGACAGCTGAATAAGAGAGTATTGGTAGATGTACCCAAACTCACAAACCTCTATTTGACTTGGGTGTCCTCTGTCCTTGCTAGACTGGAATACTCTGTCTTCAGCTTCCTCGCATAAGCCAGCTCCGTACTCATGCCTTCTTGGCAGCAGCTTGAGACAGTCCACCTCATTTGTGGTCTACAGATGCTCAAGAAGCCAAATCACACCTGACTTCAGATGCATTTATCCCAGAGCACACCCTGATTGTCTCTTCTATGAGTGTGAACTCATAGAACTGAACTCTTACTTCTCCACCAGACCCGGGCAACTTCCTTTAAACTGCCTCTCAGGTCTGGTGTGCTCTTCAGACAAAACAACACAGAGGGCTGTGCTGATGGTGGCACAGCCTTGATCATCACAGACAATTCTGGCtgccttttttaaaattttaacaCAGTGATTCCATTCTCATTGAACTTGTGGAGATCAGGTTCTTTGAGGAAGTGTATAAGCATGCCAAAGGGAAATGACTACCTTCAAGAACTGATTGAACACCTCATGTTGTCTCCAGTTGTCCTTGTGGCTTTAAGTAGGAAAATGAATCATACCATATAGGACTGCCTAAAAATTACACTATATGTCTAACAGTGTTCtacaaatgcttcttgaactttGGGAGGCTCTGTGCCATGAGTGCTTCCTTGGGgagcctgttctagtgcttaAACACCCTCTCAGGGAAGAACTTTTCCTAATATACAATCTTCCTCTTCTAATATACAATACTTCCTCTGATGTAACCTAATGTAATTCCCTCAGGTCCTAAGTCCCAGGTGTAGATGCTATTTGCTattgtcatagttttgtggtgttgctgtcaatattccacatcataacatcatgtgcagtatgaatcatccatactccagttctgtagaatggcagcatcccgagtgctcagctctcagagaagaactacatatcccagaggacaccgcggccagagataagtcacaggaggaggacgtatataatctcactcccaggctggaactttctcggactctcagggagtgagaagcattcctgccgtgtcgcctagacttcacagtaggcctcttggttttcagggactctctctctctctgttttgtttgatttattagtctcaatcattgtattccgatatcatatttagtaaaataagttttcctcctcagattgctgccactgttttattttcccttcctttccggggccccgggatgggaggggagggaggggaggccctacggggcggctgccctgtcacggatacaagtaaatctaggtaacctgtgacagcTATACCTGCGGAACTAAAAAACCATGTCCACGGTGtgagggttggaactagatgatctttaaggtcccttccaaccttagCCATcctaagattctatgattttatgaactAATAAATGCTGGATACTTAAAAGACCTCACCAACTCTTGATAAAGACCACTCAGTGTCTATGAATGATGTTTGGATGCTGGACCCCTGGCATCTCTCTCCAGAGCATCTGTGGAGGTTGTCTGCCATCTTTTGAAGAGCGAAGGAATGACTCCTGGACTTAATGTGACGTAATCTGATCAGATCCTCGTTTTCTTTCAGTCCAAACAAGATATCAGAGTCTGTTAAATCCAAGGTAGGAAGCAGTCAGGTGATGGGTGCCACCTtggcctggtctggtggttggcgaaCCTGTCCATGGCCGGGGGATGAAACTAGATAATCATTAtgctccttttcaacccaggcaattctatgattctatgatgccaTTCCCAACTGTTGACAACAATGTAAAGAGTT is part of the Excalfactoria chinensis isolate bCotChi1 chromosome 24, bCotChi1.hap2, whole genome shotgun sequence genome and harbors:
- the VWA5A gene encoding von Willebrand factor A domain-containing protein 5A; the protein is MRLLPVCRSPEMWHQSFGLLGKSYINVPGSFLLGKEFYVPLWSLPLCSAVVDVAIQDYVADVVCELIYRNESLRSSDVTFAFPLEPHMAIYSFQACSEDAKVKAVLQDETQRLYEATGEEENFEYLQYEAEKSGEVFACFLGSLSPGKEMVVTLCYVQELSRKPDGAAQFVLPSTMHPYNILFTCNCRPGKLHYSLLLTASLQSPRGVADVQANCALTPLIYTAQDRSTAQVSLTGTPPNHHLELLVYYREPTEVSVVVEKGDPVATAGSLFGNSLVLVTLAPSIPDAKPGQYKSGEFIFVLDNTTLEHTQDPLLFLLKSLPLGCYFNIYCCGATPVGIYPQSVEYTQDNLNEAIQLISTTGSRLGDTDLLGTLHTIYNTPRPCGHERQLFLFMSGLPPNKEAIAAEVCRHRNSHRCFSFCFSTDSASLATALARETEGEAIYVSSDNAVVQVLKCLKQALKPVAEGVSLEWTLPSGLEVEVLGGTPQFIYQGQHIVLYAQIHGKEQDMKEASGVMTLQFNLDGQNITHKIQFPLCPHGDGRMAGHRLTARHLLEKLLLEVVRGSGDEPMQRAIEISLTSGIICPFTSYVGVRTSRRARWYHGPLALLPPRQSFVPCKILMLHGGSIASTSCFPKTIWNPPSWYTAVQESWIAIKRLTNDIANLFQHGAHKEAPKQPQPSISSLKYVDSTTFVLCSPIFGPWMSETIAECRELVALQNVDGSWTLTSGLASVLQVDEAKIKGKMPGEVMDPNFWATVLAVTWLKRHNSCYHEICDLLEAKAVTWLCSRAVSQLDKCLEASNTLLGSSVNPSVFRL